One Drosophila gunungcola strain Sukarami unplaced genomic scaffold, Dgunungcola_SK_2 000086F, whole genome shotgun sequence DNA segment encodes these proteins:
- the LOC128264960 gene encoding UDP-xylose and UDP-N-acetylglucosamine transporter: MALNLKALLGMLFVFIGCCSNVVFLELIIQIDPGAGNLITFAQFLFIALEGLVFTSKFFTVRPKIALKDYVILVALFFGANVCNNYAFNFNIPMPLHMIFRSGSLMANMIMGIVLLKKRYNLRQYSSVAMITAGIILCTLVSSGDVKDNTHHSLKVDTSYSDFFWWSVGIGLLTIALLVTAYMGIYQEVIYKRYGKHPSEALFFTHMLPLPGFLIMAGNIVQHFGIAWSSEPVAVPLLGAIGLEWKFPLMLFYLLCNVVTQYVCISAVYVLTTECASLTVTLVVTLRKFVSLLFSIIYFRNPFTLNHWLGTILVFFGTILFANVINQVRDAYRARRSGKGRFDTAPVAKKVE, from the coding sequence ATGGCCTTGAATCTGAAGGCCCTTCTGGGCATGTTGTTCGTGTTCATCGGTTGCTGCAGCAACGTGGTGTTCCTGGAGCTGATAATCCAAATCGATCCGGGTGCGGGCAACCTGATCACCTTCGCCCAGTTCTTGTTCATCGCACTGGAGGGTCTGGTCTTCACCTCCAAGTTCTTTACGGTGCGTCCGAAGATTGCCCTGAAGGACTACGTCATATTGGTGGCCCTGttctttggagcgaatgtgtgCAACAACTATGCGTTCAACTTCAACATACCCATGCCGCTGCACATGATCTTCCGCAGCGGATCACTGATGGCCAACATGATCATGGGCATTGTGCTGCTAAAGAAGCGCTACAACCTGCGCCAGTACAGCTCGGTGGCCATGATCACGGCGGGCATTATCCTGTGCACGCTGGTGTCCAGCGGCGATGTCAAGGATAACACACACCACAGCCTCAAGGTGGACACCTCCTACTCGGACTTCTTCTGGTGGTCGGTGGGCATTGGTTTGCTGACGATCGCCCTGCTGGTCACAGCCTATATGGGCATCTATCAGGAGGTGATCTACAAGAGGTACGGCAAACATCCCAGCGAGGCTTTGTTCTTCACGCACATGTTGCCCCTGCCGGGATTCCTGATTATGGCGGGCAACATAGTGCAGCACTTTGGCATTGCGTGGTCGTCGGAACCAGTGGCGGTGCCACTACTTGGAGCCATTGGCCTGGAGTGGAAGTTCCCGCTGATGCTGTTCTACCTGCTGTGCAACGTGGTCACCCAGTACGTATGCATCAGCGCCGTCTATGTGCTGACCACCGAATGTGCCTCGCTCACCGTCACCCTGGTGGTCACGCTGCGCAAGTTCGTCTCGCTGCTGTTCTCCATCATCTACTTCCGCAATCCCTTCACGCTCAACCATTGGCTGGGCACCATCCTGGTCTTTTTCGGCACCATACTGTTCGCCAATGTGATCAACCAGGTGAGGGACGCCTATCGGGCCAGGCGGAGCGGGAAGGGCCGCTTCGACACCGCTCCGGTGGCCAAGAAAGTGGAGTAA
- the LOC128264950 gene encoding vanin-like protein 1 isoform X1, with product MVWQLNFSHGSAMKSIQLCFLLLVVFFTSSQQLSKPGDPTYWAAVVEHKEPDGDNARLRTTFASESFQQIIKDAGDVDIIVFPEHILNSRSTATFVPHESENVTPCYQTDYELFLIELSCSARSNAVYVVINLVEKELCANGAGSDTFKPCPATGVLYFNTNVVFDRRGRVISRYRKTHLWRHEYVETAVLRSPDIATFTTDFGVTFGHFICFDMLFYEPAMKLVRELNITDIVYPTYWFSELPFLGAVQLQEGWAFGNDVNLLAADASEPSGRTTGSGIYAGRGGRLVAEIFEEPTTKLLIAEVPKKEHGQLVPSFTPLFTPQLKTARVTKVATYKDYNVDIFESELLEENFLSLERTLCHGSFCCTFAIARKLTESSEVIGSGAKAYRYRIAAYWGNETTAIRVDRTEQATCALFACTNEHLSSCGYIFPEFEDVVNRHHFTKLNISANFPAAPRGRRLIMPSTLNALFLPVAVSEFDWTESPEAAANPDKPVFVNLNLVRQQNDLLTFAIWANYFTDLPSTHNLDHMHPNFTVPLNSGSAGILVSSFVWLISGLFLVL from the exons ATGGTTTGGCAGTTGAATTTTAGCCACGGTTCCGCCATGAAGTCCAttcaattgtgttttttgcTCCTAGTTGTGTTTTTCACTAGCTCTCAACAG CTTTCGAAGCCTGGTGACCCCACTTATTGGGCAGCGGTGGTGGAACACAAAGAGCCGGATGGCGATAATGCCAGGCTACGGACCACTTTCGCATCGGAATCCTTCCAGCAGATCATCAAAGATGCCGGCGATGTGGACATCATTGTGTTCCCCGAGCATATCCTCAACAGTCGGAGCACAGCCACCTTTGTGCCCCACGAATCCGAGAATGTGACGCCCTGCTATCAGACGGACTACGAGCTCTTCCTCATCGAACTTTCGTGCTCGGCGCGATCCAATGCCGTCTATGTGGTCATTAATCTGGTGGAGAAGGAACTCTGCGCCAACGGAGCTGGCTCCGACACCTTCAAACCATGTCCTGCGACAGGAGTTCTGTACTTCAACACGAACGTAGTGTTCGATCGCAGGGGCAGAGTGATCTCGCGATACCGGAAGACCCATCTGTGGCGTCACGAGTATGTGGAAACGGCGGTGCTCCGCTCCCCCGATATTGCCACATTTACCACCGACTTTGGGGTAACCTTTGGCCATTTCATCTGCTTCGATATGTTGTTCTACGAGCCGGCTATGAAATTGGTAAGGGAGCTAAACATCACCGATATCGTCTATCCCACCTATTGGTTTTCGGAACTGCCATTTCTGGGCGCCGTTCAACTGCAAGAGGGCTGGGCCTTTGGCAACGATGTCAATCTGCTGGCCGCCGATGCCAGTGAGCCCAGTGGACGGACGACAGGATCGGGGATATATGCCGGTCGCGGTGGCAGACTGGTAGCGGAGATTTTCGAGGAGCCCACCACGAAGCTACTGATTGCGGAGGTGCCGAAGAAGGAGCATGGTCAACTGGTACCCAGTTTTACGCCTCTGTTCACGCCCCAATTGAAAACCGCCCGAGTGACGAAAGTTGCCACCTACAAGGACTACAATGTGGATATCTTCGAAAGTGAGCTGCTCGAGGAGAATTTCCTCAGTTTGGAGCGTACTCTGTGTCACGGCAGCTTCTGCTGCACCTTTGCCATCGCACGGAAGTTGACGGAGTCCAGCGAGGTCATCGGCAGTGGGGCCAAAGCCTATCGCTATAGAATAGCCGCCTATTGGGGCAATGAGACCACGGCCATTCGAGTGGATCGCACGGAGCAGGCCACTTGTGCTCTGTTCGCCTGCACCAATGAGCATCTCTCCAGTTGTGGCTACATATTCCCCGAATTCGAAGATGTCGTCAATAGGCATCACTTCACCAAGCTAAATATTTCTGCCAATTTTCCAGCTGCTCCACGTGGCCGTCGTTTAATAATGCCCAGCACATTGAATGCTCTATTCCTGCCCGTTGCTGTATCGGAATTCGATTGGACGGAATCACCCGAGGCGGCCGCAAATCCAGATAAACCCGTATTTGTGAATTTAAACCTTGTGAGGCAGCAGAACGACCTGCTGACCTTTGCCATTTGGGCCAACTACTTCACGGATTTGCCCAGCACCCACAATTTGGATCATATGCATCCGAATTTTACTGTTCCCTTGAATTCCGGTTCGGCGGGAATTTTAGTCTCCAGTTTTGTATGGCTCATAAGCGGCCTTTTCCTCGTACTATAG
- the LOC128264950 gene encoding vanin-like protein 1 isoform X2, with amino-acid sequence MLAVIYLCFQWLSKPGDPTYWAAVVEHKEPDGDNARLRTTFASESFQQIIKDAGDVDIIVFPEHILNSRSTATFVPHESENVTPCYQTDYELFLIELSCSARSNAVYVVINLVEKELCANGAGSDTFKPCPATGVLYFNTNVVFDRRGRVISRYRKTHLWRHEYVETAVLRSPDIATFTTDFGVTFGHFICFDMLFYEPAMKLVRELNITDIVYPTYWFSELPFLGAVQLQEGWAFGNDVNLLAADASEPSGRTTGSGIYAGRGGRLVAEIFEEPTTKLLIAEVPKKEHGQLVPSFTPLFTPQLKTARVTKVATYKDYNVDIFESELLEENFLSLERTLCHGSFCCTFAIARKLTESSEVIGSGAKAYRYRIAAYWGNETTAIRVDRTEQATCALFACTNEHLSSCGYIFPEFEDVVNRHHFTKLNISANFPAAPRGRRLIMPSTLNALFLPVAVSEFDWTESPEAAANPDKPVFVNLNLVRQQNDLLTFAIWANYFTDLPSTHNLDHMHPNFTVPLNSGSAGILVSSFVWLISGLFLVL; translated from the exons ATGCTtgcagttatttatttatgtttccAGTGg CTTTCGAAGCCTGGTGACCCCACTTATTGGGCAGCGGTGGTGGAACACAAAGAGCCGGATGGCGATAATGCCAGGCTACGGACCACTTTCGCATCGGAATCCTTCCAGCAGATCATCAAAGATGCCGGCGATGTGGACATCATTGTGTTCCCCGAGCATATCCTCAACAGTCGGAGCACAGCCACCTTTGTGCCCCACGAATCCGAGAATGTGACGCCCTGCTATCAGACGGACTACGAGCTCTTCCTCATCGAACTTTCGTGCTCGGCGCGATCCAATGCCGTCTATGTGGTCATTAATCTGGTGGAGAAGGAACTCTGCGCCAACGGAGCTGGCTCCGACACCTTCAAACCATGTCCTGCGACAGGAGTTCTGTACTTCAACACGAACGTAGTGTTCGATCGCAGGGGCAGAGTGATCTCGCGATACCGGAAGACCCATCTGTGGCGTCACGAGTATGTGGAAACGGCGGTGCTCCGCTCCCCCGATATTGCCACATTTACCACCGACTTTGGGGTAACCTTTGGCCATTTCATCTGCTTCGATATGTTGTTCTACGAGCCGGCTATGAAATTGGTAAGGGAGCTAAACATCACCGATATCGTCTATCCCACCTATTGGTTTTCGGAACTGCCATTTCTGGGCGCCGTTCAACTGCAAGAGGGCTGGGCCTTTGGCAACGATGTCAATCTGCTGGCCGCCGATGCCAGTGAGCCCAGTGGACGGACGACAGGATCGGGGATATATGCCGGTCGCGGTGGCAGACTGGTAGCGGAGATTTTCGAGGAGCCCACCACGAAGCTACTGATTGCGGAGGTGCCGAAGAAGGAGCATGGTCAACTGGTACCCAGTTTTACGCCTCTGTTCACGCCCCAATTGAAAACCGCCCGAGTGACGAAAGTTGCCACCTACAAGGACTACAATGTGGATATCTTCGAAAGTGAGCTGCTCGAGGAGAATTTCCTCAGTTTGGAGCGTACTCTGTGTCACGGCAGCTTCTGCTGCACCTTTGCCATCGCACGGAAGTTGACGGAGTCCAGCGAGGTCATCGGCAGTGGGGCCAAAGCCTATCGCTATAGAATAGCCGCCTATTGGGGCAATGAGACCACGGCCATTCGAGTGGATCGCACGGAGCAGGCCACTTGTGCTCTGTTCGCCTGCACCAATGAGCATCTCTCCAGTTGTGGCTACATATTCCCCGAATTCGAAGATGTCGTCAATAGGCATCACTTCACCAAGCTAAATATTTCTGCCAATTTTCCAGCTGCTCCACGTGGCCGTCGTTTAATAATGCCCAGCACATTGAATGCTCTATTCCTGCCCGTTGCTGTATCGGAATTCGATTGGACGGAATCACCCGAGGCGGCCGCAAATCCAGATAAACCCGTATTTGTGAATTTAAACCTTGTGAGGCAGCAGAACGACCTGCTGACCTTTGCCATTTGGGCCAACTACTTCACGGATTTGCCCAGCACCCACAATTTGGATCATATGCATCCGAATTTTACTGTTCCCTTGAATTCCGGTTCGGCGGGAATTTTAGTCTCCAGTTTTGTATGGCTCATAAGCGGCCTTTTCCTCGTACTATAG